A genomic window from Diospyros lotus cultivar Yz01 chromosome 2, ASM1463336v1, whole genome shotgun sequence includes:
- the LOC127794767 gene encoding uncharacterized protein LOC127794767, whose amino-acid sequence MLYLYLGVSDKAASIVLIKKEGQVDRSVYYVNKVLQGPETRYPFTEKVALALLNASRKLRPYFQAHSINVLTEQSLRSILQKLECSDCLTKWSIELSEYDIQFHPRQAIKGQALTDFIVECTPSKEAKKESKIEWLLFVDGAVSSQGSGAGVVLIPPEEESLEYSLRFAFPTLNNVTEYEVLIASLRLARKLEVAQLIAHSDSQLIVQQYYRQYETREPVMGQYLQKVRALAQFFESFQLVQINRPLNGYADALSKLASTKETIGRTVYVEVLQRPSIEELEVACIENSNDWRTPFYKYLTMGELPADPKEARKIKIRRARFTVIDGMLYKRAYTMSLLKCLGPQETDYALAEVHSEDAQTKIRECDKCQRHAPINSAPISQLQPTFQPIPFAQWGLDILGPFPRATRQRKFLLVATDYFTKWIEAEALATINARKVEAMVWKDIICRFGIPRIINTDNGKQFDCDSFRNFYKGLDIQLRISSVAYPQANGQAEISNRTILHGLKTRLEGAKEAWVKRPLTWCMGHKL is encoded by the exons ATGTTGTATTTGTACTTGGGCGTAAGTGACAAAGCAGCAAGCATAGTGCTGATTAAAAAGGAAGGACAAGTGGACCGATCGGTGTACTACGTCAATAAGGTTCTACAAGGCCCAGAAACACGTTATCCCTTCACTGAAAAGGTGGCGCTGGCCCTGCTGAACGCCTCCAGAAAAttgaggccatacttccaaGCCCATTCTATCAACGTATTGACGGAACAGTCACTGCGGAGCATCTTACAAAAGCTTGAATGTTCCGATTGTCTCACCAAATGGTCTATTGAGTTGAGCGAGTATGACATACAATTTCATCCTAGGCAGGCCATAAAAGGGCAAGCGTTGACAGATTTTATTGTTGAATGTACTCCCTCTAAGGAAGctaaaaaagaaagcaaaatagAATGGTTACTGTTTGTAGATGGGGCCGTCAGTTCCCAAGGGAGTGGAGCTGGAGTAGTGCTTATCCCACCAGAAGAAGAATCCCTTGAATACTCTTTGAGATTCGCCTTTCCAACCTTGAATAATGTGACCGAGTATGAGGTGCTAATTGCTAGTCTAAGGTTAGCCCGAAAACTTGAAGTAGCGCAATTGATAGCCCACAGTGATTCTCAATTGATTGTTCAGCAATATTACAGGCAGTACGAGACTAGAGAGCCGGTCATGGGACAGTATCTACAAAAAGTCAGGGCACTCGcacaattttttgaaagttttcaaCTAGTGCAGATCAACAGACCCCTTAATGGTTATGCGGATGCTTTATCCAAATTGGCATCCACTAAAGAAACCATTGGAAGAACAGTGTATGTGGAAGTCCTTCAGCGACCAAGTATAGAAGAACTTGAGGTAGCATGCATTGAGAATAGTAATGACTGGAGAACCCctttttacaaatatttgacCATGGGAGAATTGCCAGCAGACCCAAAGGAGgccagaaaaattaaaattagaaggGCTCGTTTCACAGTGATTGATGGAATGCTTTACAAGCGAGCTTACACTATGTCGCTCCTCAAATGCTTAGGTCCTCAGGAGACCGATTATGCCTTGGCGGAAGTTCATAGTGAA GATGCCCAAACAAAGATCAGGgagtgtgataaatgtcagAGGCACGCTCCGATTAATTCTGCTCCGATATCGCAATTACAGCCCACATTCCAGCCTATTCCTTTTGCTCAATGGGGCTTGGATATTCTCGGCCCATTTCCACGAGCTACGAGGCAAAGGAAATTTCTTTTGGTGGCAACAGATTATTTCACCAAGTGGATTGAAGCAGAAGCCTTAGCCACTATCAATGCGAGGAAAGTAGAAGCCATGGTGTGGAAAGACATTATATGCCGATTTGGAATCCCACGAATCATTAACACTGATAATGGAAAGCAGTTTGACTGTGATTCTTTTCGAAATTTCTACAAAGGCCTAGATATTCAGTTAAGGATTTCTTCAGTAGCATATCCCCAAGCTAACGGACAAGCCGAAATCAGCAACAGAACAATCTTACATGGTTTGAAAACTCGGCTGGAAGGCGCAAAGGAAGCATGGGTGAAACGCCCTTTAACTTGGTGTATGGGACATAAGCTTTGA
- the LOC127794464 gene encoding probable galacturonosyltransferase 4 isoform X2: MKLRKSVVVLLLVTVLAPIVLYTDTLGRSFKTPSSENEFIEDVSTFMLGGDVGHLNLLPLEQSSSMREPLGVIYRENSSGVSLSDSDASAGESSRRIRQLTQEATEHQSTVSFTSHGSKEHHPEDQNPIRQVTEGGQEAFRSYITSQNPRSGSKNESREQQNNNGKLGMSKDASSNGTMSTEIKRERQSAKTSIKVSIGEPIKGKIENLNDQPVMPDALVRRLKDQLIRGRLYLSLTATRNNPHFVRELRLRMKEVQRALGDATKDSELPRNSHEKLKAMEQTLAKGKQIQDDCTAAVKKLRAMLHLTEEQLRVHKKQTLFLTHLTAKTLPKGLHCLPLRLSTEYFSLNSSERNFPNQEKLEDPRLYHYAIFTDNILAAAVVVNSTVSHAKHPSNHVFHIVTDRLNYAAMRMWFLANPPGKATIQVQNIEEFTWLNSSYSPVLKQLNSPALIDYYFKARHADSDASMKFRNPKYLSMMNHLRFYLPEIFPKLNKVLFLDDDIVVQKDLTGLWSLDLKGKVNGAVETCGESFHRFDRYLNFSNPLISKKFDPHACGWAYGMNIFDLEEWKRQNITEVYHSWQNLVFVDGGRSVHTCSTIPMDPLVP, from the exons atgaagctcAGAAAGTCAGTGGTGGTGTTGCTGTTGGTGACCGTTCTTGCGCCTATTGTTCTCTACACCGACACACTCGGCAGAAGCTTCAAGACTCCCTCat CTGAAAACGAGTTTATAGAAGATGTTTCCACTTTT ATGCTGGGTGGAGATGTCGGACACCTGAATCTGCTTCCCCTG GAGCAATCTTCATCCATGAGAGAACCATTGGGAGTCATTTACAGGGAAAACTCTTCTGGCGTCTCTCTTTCTGATTCCGATGCTTCAGCTGGGGAAAGCTCACGCAGGATCAGACAACTGACTCAAG AAGCAACAGAACACCAATCCACAGTATCATTCACAAGCCATGGCAGTAAAGAGCATCACCCTGAGGATCAAAACCCCATAAGGCAGGTGACCGAAGGAGGACAGGAAGCATTTCGTAGCTACATAACTTCACAGAATCCCAGATCAGGTAGCAAAAATGAAAGCAGGGAACAGCAAAATAACAACGGAAAATTGGGGATGTCTAAGGATGCCTCCAGCAATGGCACCATGAGCACG GAAATAAAACGTGAAAGGCAATCTGCTAAAACCTCCATAAAAGTTTCTATTGGAGAACCCATAaagggaaaaattgaaaacctgAATGATCAACCAGTTATGCCAGATGCCCTTGTTAGGCGTCTTAAAGATCAGCTTATCCGTGGAAGGCTTTACCTTTCGCTAACGGCTACAAGGAACAATCCTCACTTTGTAAGGGAGCTGAGGCTGCGGATGAAGGAAGTCCAGCGAGCACTGGGGGATGCAACCAAGGACTCTGAGCTACCAAGGAA TTCACATGAGAAGTTGAAGGCAATGGAGCAAACCTTGGCCAAAGGAAAGCAAATTCAAGATGACTGCACTGCTGCAGTAAAGAAGCTTCGTGCTATGCTTCACTTGACAGAAGAACAGCTCAGAGTGCACAAGAAGCAGACCCTATTTTTGACACACTTGACTGCAAAAACACTGCCTAAAGGTCTTCACTGTCTTCCCTTGCGGCTTTCAACTGAGTACTTTAGTTTAAATTCTTCGGAACGGAACTTCCCCAATCAAGAGAAACTAGAAGACCCCAGGTTGTACCATTATGCTATATTCACAGATAATATATTAGCAGCAGCAGTTGTTGTGAATTCTACTGTTTCTCATGCAAAG CACCCTTCAAACCACGTTTTCCATATTGTCACTGATAGGCTCAATTATGCAGCAATGAGGATGTGGTTCCTGGCAAACCCACCAGGCAAAGCTACCATACAGGTTCAGAACATTGAGGAATTTACCTGGTTGAATTCAAGTTACAGTCCAGTTCTGAAGCAGTTGAATTCTCCAGCCCTGATTGATTATTACTTCAAAGCTCGTCATGCTGATTCTGATGCAAGTATGAAGTTCCGGAACCCTAAGTACCTCTCTATGATGAATCATCTACGCTTTTACCTTCCAGAAATCTTCCCAAAGCTCAACAAAGTGCTGTTCTTAGATGATGATATAGTGGTGCAGAAGGATCTGACTGGGCTTTGGTCTCTTGACCTTAAGGGGAAGGTCAATGGTGCAGTTGAGACTTGTGGAGAAAGCTTCCATCGGTTTGATCGTTATCTCAACTTCTCAAATCCtctcatttcaaaaaaatttgatccCCATGCTTGTGGATGGGCGTATGGAATGAATATCTTTGATTTGGAAGAATGGAAGCGGCAGAACATCACAGAGGTGTACCACTCCTGGCAAAATCTG GTGTTTGTTGATGGCGGAAGAAGTGTTCACACCTGTTCAACCATCCCAATGGATCCTCTTGTCCCTTAA
- the LOC127794464 gene encoding probable galacturonosyltransferase 4 isoform X1, with protein sequence MKLRKSVVVLLLVTVLAPIVLYTDTLGRSFKTPSSENEFIEDVSTFMLGGDVGHLNLLPLEQSSSMREPLGVIYRENSSGVSLSDSDASAGESSRRIRQLTQEATEHQSTVSFTSHGSKEHHPEDQNPIRQVTEGGQEAFRSYITSQNPRSGSKNESREQQNNNGKLGMSKDASSNGTMSTEIKRERQSAKTSIKVSIGEPIKGKIENLNDQPVMPDALVRRLKDQLIRGRLYLSLTATRNNPHFVRELRLRMKEVQRALGDATKDSELPRNSHEKLKAMEQTLAKGKQIQDDCTAAVKKLRAMLHLTEEQLRVHKKQTLFLTHLTAKTLPKGLHCLPLRLSTEYFSLNSSERNFPNQEKLEDPRLYHYAIFTDNILAAAVVVNSTVSHAKHPSNHVFHIVTDRLNYAAMRMWFLANPPGKATIQVQNIEEFTWLNSSYSPVLKQLNSPALIDYYFKARHADSDASMKFRNPKYLSMMNHLRFYLPEIFPKLNKVLFLDDDIVVQKDLTGLWSLDLKGKVNGAVETCGESFHRFDRYLNFSNPLISKKFDPHACGWAYGMNIFDLEEWKRQNITEVYHSWQNLNHGRQLWKLGTLPPGLITFWNRTYPIDRSWHVLGLGFNPNVNQKEIERAAVIHYNGNLKPWLEIGIAKYRSYWAKFVDYDHVFLRECNINP encoded by the exons atgaagctcAGAAAGTCAGTGGTGGTGTTGCTGTTGGTGACCGTTCTTGCGCCTATTGTTCTCTACACCGACACACTCGGCAGAAGCTTCAAGACTCCCTCat CTGAAAACGAGTTTATAGAAGATGTTTCCACTTTT ATGCTGGGTGGAGATGTCGGACACCTGAATCTGCTTCCCCTG GAGCAATCTTCATCCATGAGAGAACCATTGGGAGTCATTTACAGGGAAAACTCTTCTGGCGTCTCTCTTTCTGATTCCGATGCTTCAGCTGGGGAAAGCTCACGCAGGATCAGACAACTGACTCAAG AAGCAACAGAACACCAATCCACAGTATCATTCACAAGCCATGGCAGTAAAGAGCATCACCCTGAGGATCAAAACCCCATAAGGCAGGTGACCGAAGGAGGACAGGAAGCATTTCGTAGCTACATAACTTCACAGAATCCCAGATCAGGTAGCAAAAATGAAAGCAGGGAACAGCAAAATAACAACGGAAAATTGGGGATGTCTAAGGATGCCTCCAGCAATGGCACCATGAGCACG GAAATAAAACGTGAAAGGCAATCTGCTAAAACCTCCATAAAAGTTTCTATTGGAGAACCCATAaagggaaaaattgaaaacctgAATGATCAACCAGTTATGCCAGATGCCCTTGTTAGGCGTCTTAAAGATCAGCTTATCCGTGGAAGGCTTTACCTTTCGCTAACGGCTACAAGGAACAATCCTCACTTTGTAAGGGAGCTGAGGCTGCGGATGAAGGAAGTCCAGCGAGCACTGGGGGATGCAACCAAGGACTCTGAGCTACCAAGGAA TTCACATGAGAAGTTGAAGGCAATGGAGCAAACCTTGGCCAAAGGAAAGCAAATTCAAGATGACTGCACTGCTGCAGTAAAGAAGCTTCGTGCTATGCTTCACTTGACAGAAGAACAGCTCAGAGTGCACAAGAAGCAGACCCTATTTTTGACACACTTGACTGCAAAAACACTGCCTAAAGGTCTTCACTGTCTTCCCTTGCGGCTTTCAACTGAGTACTTTAGTTTAAATTCTTCGGAACGGAACTTCCCCAATCAAGAGAAACTAGAAGACCCCAGGTTGTACCATTATGCTATATTCACAGATAATATATTAGCAGCAGCAGTTGTTGTGAATTCTACTGTTTCTCATGCAAAG CACCCTTCAAACCACGTTTTCCATATTGTCACTGATAGGCTCAATTATGCAGCAATGAGGATGTGGTTCCTGGCAAACCCACCAGGCAAAGCTACCATACAGGTTCAGAACATTGAGGAATTTACCTGGTTGAATTCAAGTTACAGTCCAGTTCTGAAGCAGTTGAATTCTCCAGCCCTGATTGATTATTACTTCAAAGCTCGTCATGCTGATTCTGATGCAAGTATGAAGTTCCGGAACCCTAAGTACCTCTCTATGATGAATCATCTACGCTTTTACCTTCCAGAAATCTTCCCAAAGCTCAACAAAGTGCTGTTCTTAGATGATGATATAGTGGTGCAGAAGGATCTGACTGGGCTTTGGTCTCTTGACCTTAAGGGGAAGGTCAATGGTGCAGTTGAGACTTGTGGAGAAAGCTTCCATCGGTTTGATCGTTATCTCAACTTCTCAAATCCtctcatttcaaaaaaatttgatccCCATGCTTGTGGATGGGCGTATGGAATGAATATCTTTGATTTGGAAGAATGGAAGCGGCAGAACATCACAGAGGTGTACCACTCCTGGCAAAATCTG AATCATGGTAGACAATTGTGGAAGTTGGGGACCCTGCCACCTGGTTTGATCACATTTTGGAACCGCACTTATCCCATCGATCGATCTTGGCATGTGCTTGGTCTTGGCTTCAATCCGAATGTCAACCAAAAGGAAATTGAACGGGCTGCTGTCATACATTACAATGGTAATTTGAAACCGTGGCTTGAGATAGGCATAGCCAAGTATAGAAGCTATTGGGCAAAGTTTGTTGATTATGATCATGTCTTTCTGCGAGAGTGCAACATCAATCCTTAA